One window of Pyrus communis chromosome 12, drPyrComm1.1, whole genome shotgun sequence genomic DNA carries:
- the LOC137710751 gene encoding 26S proteasome non-ATPase regulatory subunit 13 homolog B-like has protein sequence MAALQYLESLRNAHPELAEWYNSLADLYQRKLWHQLTLKLEQFVALSVFQAGDALIQLYHNFITDFETKINLLKLAHFAVIVSRQYPEKEAAISYLEGVIEKLQATREQRIEEPILYIKMQIAIFQLEQQDQKGCKKLLEDGKTTLDSMTDIDPSVYASYYWVSSQYHKFRQEFAEFYKSALLYLAYTSVESLSESFKLDLAFDLSLSALLGDNIYNFGELLAHPIIKSLLGTKVEWLYYILQAFNSGDLFRYQELCRVHNAALRAQPALVDNEKKLLEKINILCLMEIIFSRPAEDRTIPLSIIAERTKLSVEDVEHLLVKSLSVHLIEGIIDQVEETVHVSWVQPRVLGILQVKSLRDRLDSWLDKVHTALLSIEAETPDLVAS, from the exons ATGGCCGCGCTGCAGTACCTGGAGTCGCTGCGCAACGCGCATCCGGAGCTCGCCGAATGGTACAATTCACTTGCAGATCTGTACCAAAGGAAGCTATGGCACCAGCTCACTCTCAAGCTCGAGCAGTTTGTTGCTCTCTCCGTCTTTCAG GCTGGTGATGCTCTGATACAGTTGTACCACAATTTCATCACCGATTTTGAGACTAAAATCAACCTTCTCAAGCTTGCACACTTTGCAGTCATTGTTTCTCGACAGTACCCAGAGAAGGAAGCTGCTATCAGTTACCTAGAAGGGGTGATTGAGAAGCTTCAAGCTACTAGAGAGCAACGCATAGAGGAACCAATCCTTTACATTAAGATGCAAATAGCAATATTCCAACTTGAACAACAAGACCAAAAAGGGTGCAAAAAGCTTCTAGAAGATGGAAAGACTACACTTGACAGTATGACTGATATTGATCCATCTGTGTATGCTAGCTATTATTGGGTGTCATCTCAATATCATAAGTTCCGTCAAGAATTTGCTGAGTTCTACAAAAGTGCCCTTCTTTATCTGGCATACACATCAGTGGAGTCTCTCTCAGAATCATTCAAGCTG GATCTAGCATTTGATTTGTCCCTTTCTGCGCTCCTGGGAGATAACATCTACAACTTTGGAGAGCTGCTTGCGCATCCTATT ATTAAGTCTCTTCTTGGGACAAAGGTAGAGTGGCTTTACTATATTCTTCAAGCGTTCAACTCTGGTGATTTATTTCGGTATCAAGAGTTATGCCGTGTGCACAATGCTGCTCTGAGAGCACAACCGGCATTAGTTGATAATGAGAAGAAGCTTTTGGAGAAGATTAACATTCTGTGCTTGATGGAAATTATCTTCAG CCGGCCAGCTGAAGATCGAACTATACCATTGAGTATCATTGCAGAGCGTACCAAACTTTCGGTCGAGGATGTGGAGCATCTTCTTGTGAAGAGCCTTTCT GTTCATCTGATCGAGGGAATAATCGATCAGGTCGAGGAGACGGTGCATGTGTCCTGGGTGCAGCCAAGAGTTTTGGGGATTCTACAGGTCAAATCATTGCGTGATAGGTTGGACAGTTGGTTGGACAAAGTCCATACTGCTTTGTTATCTATCGAGGCGGAAACACCTGATTTGGTTGCATCGTGA